The Oceanotoga teriensis genome has a window encoding:
- the gatA gene encoding Asp-tRNA(Asn)/Glu-tRNA(Gln) amidotransferase subunit GatA has product MLNDLKGKKVIDDYKKIIEDKNEDINAVISQDIVYGNSNGDYYGIPFLVKDNINILNTSMTCSSKILKDYRSVYTATVVERLINRGFSVIGKTNMDEFAMGGTNEYSVYGPVKNPLDLNRVSGGSSGGSAAAVSCGMVPFALGSDTGGSVRQPASFCGVVGFKPSYGVLSRYGLTAFGSSLDQIGVLAKDVFDVALITDIMKGKDEKDSTTISFEENLMEYLNKDFSDIKIAIPSIVYDKIQNENVKKAFDNAVNKIKANKVTIDIVDIPEMEYSVAAYYIIAPSEASSNLSRFDGARYGNRIDGEGLTDMYKNTRNNGFGIEVKRRILMGTFTLSSAYYDAYFSKAMKVRNLIKTKIEEIFKEYDFILTPTAPVLPPKFDEKLSPLDRYLMDIFTIPANFAGTPAISVPFGNIDHLSFGIQFMGRRLEDAKLLGFANQIFKLGADE; this is encoded by the coding sequence ATGCTTAATGATTTAAAAGGTAAAAAAGTTATAGATGATTATAAAAAGATTATTGAAGATAAAAATGAAGATATTAATGCTGTAATTTCTCAAGATATTGTTTATGGAAATTCAAATGGAGATTATTATGGTATACCTTTTTTAGTTAAAGATAATATAAATATTTTAAATACATCTATGACTTGTTCTTCAAAAATTTTAAAAGATTATAGATCTGTATATACTGCAACCGTCGTAGAAAGATTAATAAATAGAGGGTTTTCTGTTATAGGAAAAACAAATATGGATGAGTTTGCAATGGGCGGAACAAATGAATATTCTGTTTATGGACCAGTGAAGAATCCTCTTGATTTGAACAGGGTTTCTGGTGGAAGTTCTGGAGGGTCTGCAGCAGCAGTTTCTTGTGGCATGGTTCCTTTTGCACTCGGTTCTGATACTGGAGGATCTGTTAGACAACCGGCTTCTTTTTGTGGTGTTGTTGGATTTAAACCTTCTTATGGAGTTTTGTCAAGATATGGATTAACTGCTTTTGGTTCATCTTTAGATCAAATCGGTGTTTTGGCTAAAGATGTTTTTGATGTAGCTTTGATTACTGATATTATGAAAGGTAAAGATGAAAAAGATTCAACAACTATATCTTTTGAAGAAAATCTTATGGAATATTTGAATAAAGATTTTTCTGATATAAAAATAGCTATTCCCTCAATTGTATATGATAAAATTCAAAATGAAAATGTAAAAAAAGCTTTTGATAATGCTGTTAATAAAATTAAAGCAAATAAAGTAACTATAGATATAGTAGATATTCCAGAAATGGAATATTCTGTTGCTGCTTATTATATTATAGCTCCGTCTGAAGCATCATCAAATCTTTCAAGATTTGATGGGGCAAGATATGGAAATAGAATAGATGGAGAGGGTTTAACGGATATGTATAAAAATACTAGAAATAATGGTTTCGGTATAGAAGTTAAGAGAAGAATTTTAATGGGAACTTTTACATTATCTTCTGCTTATTATGATGCATATTTTTCTAAAGCAATGAAAGTTAGAAATTTAATAAAAACAAAAATAGAAGAGATATTTAAAGAATATGATTTTATTTTAACACCAACAGCTCCTGTGTTACCACCTAAATTTGATGAAAAGCTTTCTCCACTTGATAGATATTTGATGGATATATTTACTATACCTGCTAATTTTGCTGGAACTCCTGCTATTTCAGTGCCTTTTGGAAATATAGATCATCTTTCATTTGGGATACAGTTTATGGGAAGAAGGCTTGAAGATGCAAAACTTCTTGGGTTTGCTAATCAAATTTTTAAGCTGGGAGCTGATGAATAA
- a CDS encoding Hsp33 family molecular chaperone HslO, translated as MLNNVVQAGFFDNRVRVVCTNSTDIVKESVIRHDLSPMSSVILGRLLSASILLGSWMSEKERVTLMISTNDDVGDIVAQSNSNLEVKGYISNKKLEAVFKENGKFDVSKVLKNGSLNVIRDLGLKKPVVSNMPLINGEIAEDIAYYMNQSEQVPSAVSLGVFADKEGIVSAGGLMLQILDRTMKDEDIAFFEKTFINMDSISSLLRKKSLEDIIKVFGNPDYIEYKNSSFVCNCSKEKVLNSLITFNFDELEEMKKDNELAVHCSWCSKKYEINSKDLDEVINIKRRSDNA; from the coding sequence ATGTTAAATAATGTCGTACAAGCAGGTTTTTTTGATAATAGAGTTAGAGTAGTTTGCACAAACTCTACAGATATAGTAAAAGAATCAGTCATTAGGCATGATCTTTCTCCAATGTCTTCTGTAATTTTAGGAAGACTTTTGTCAGCTTCAATTTTACTTGGAAGTTGGATGAGTGAAAAAGAGAGGGTAACTCTTATGATTTCAACAAATGATGATGTTGGAGATATAGTTGCACAATCGAACTCAAATCTTGAAGTTAAAGGTTATATTTCAAATAAAAAATTGGAAGCAGTATTTAAAGAAAATGGCAAATTTGATGTTTCTAAAGTTTTAAAAAATGGCTCTTTAAATGTTATAAGAGATCTTGGATTAAAAAAACCAGTTGTTTCTAATATGCCTTTAATAAATGGAGAAATTGCTGAAGATATAGCTTATTATATGAATCAATCTGAACAAGTTCCTTCAGCTGTAAGTTTGGGAGTTTTTGCTGATAAAGAAGGTATAGTTTCAGCTGGAGGATTGATGTTGCAGATTTTAGATAGAACTATGAAAGATGAAGATATAGCTTTTTTTGAAAAAACTTTTATAAATATGGATTCTATATCTTCATTATTAAGAAAAAAATCTCTTGAAGATATAATTAAAGTTTTTGGAAATCCAGATTATATTGAATATAAAAACTCCTCTTTTGTTTGTAATTGCTCAAAAGAAAAAGTTTTAAATTCTTTAATAACTTTTAATTTTGATGAACTTGAAGAGATGAAAAAAGATAATGAACTTGCAGTTCATTGTTCATGGTGTTCTAAGAAATATGAAATAAATTCTAAAGATTTAGATGAAGTAATAAACATTAAAAGGAGGTCCGATAATGCTTAA
- a CDS encoding HD domain-containing protein, whose product MNNELYYKVSRDPIHSEIFLYPLEIVITDTPSMQRLRYLSQLAGAEYVYPSATHTRFGHSLGVMHLSGLYAKHLYPENHSKYRVLRIAGLVHDIGHGPYSHQFDDIVYKKMGYKDGHDEFRERIIKGKLIEDIKKGFYNINDHRTKNDFYKDLSLTIKKEVCDDNIDEALNELMNLVIEVFEGENTGSVDFNIVQGPLGADRLDFVLRDSYYAGTRHFGTGAVDRLIRNSGMHNNGKIVYSIKVIDDIYTSLFSRFMMYKNVYFHKTSRAADQMLQEVLKVAYDVLDLKERVETPEKFVKLTDSSIINELEFLYDIIYEKDRYDLTLNSNLMEKSNKIFYAHEIIMRLKQRDLWKLVMEIPFSMTGVDPSVVSMSVAENSLNIIKENIEKTLDLDIDKEDKEILRKILEDFDLIFKIDSPYKLSLVHPKEFLASDVYIKDINEDIISFEQVYEKYPAYKLMESNLIQIVRIYMKLDDREILKKYSIIPSASEVKITTRW is encoded by the coding sequence ATGAATAATGAACTTTATTATAAAGTATCCAGAGATCCTATTCATTCTGAAATATTTTTATATCCATTAGAAATAGTTATAACTGATACTCCTTCTATGCAAAGACTTAGGTATTTAAGCCAACTTGCAGGTGCGGAATATGTTTATCCATCTGCAACACATACCCGTTTTGGACATTCGTTGGGAGTAATGCACCTTTCAGGCCTTTATGCTAAACATCTTTACCCAGAAAATCATTCTAAATATAGAGTTTTAAGAATTGCTGGATTGGTTCATGATATTGGTCATGGCCCTTATTCACATCAATTTGATGATATTGTTTATAAAAAGATGGGTTATAAGGATGGCCATGATGAATTTAGAGAAAGAATAATAAAAGGGAAATTAATAGAAGATATAAAAAAAGGTTTTTATAATATAAATGATCATAGAACTAAAAATGATTTTTATAAAGATTTAAGCCTAACTATAAAAAAAGAAGTTTGCGATGATAATATTGATGAAGCATTAAATGAATTGATGAATCTTGTAATAGAAGTTTTTGAAGGTGAAAATACTGGAAGTGTTGATTTTAACATAGTTCAAGGTCCTTTAGGTGCTGATAGACTTGATTTTGTTTTAAGAGATTCATATTATGCAGGAACAAGACATTTTGGTACTGGTGCTGTTGATAGGCTTATAAGAAATTCAGGAATGCATAATAATGGAAAAATAGTTTATTCTATAAAAGTAATAGATGATATATATACTTCTTTATTTTCAAGATTTATGATGTATAAAAATGTTTATTTTCATAAAACTTCAAGAGCTGCAGATCAAATGCTTCAAGAAGTTTTAAAAGTTGCATATGATGTTTTAGATCTTAAAGAGAGAGTTGAAACACCTGAAAAATTTGTAAAATTAACAGATTCAAGTATTATAAATGAACTTGAATTTCTATATGATATTATATATGAAAAAGATAGATATGATTTAACTTTGAATTCAAATCTTATGGAAAAATCGAATAAAATTTTTTATGCACATGAAATAATTATGAGATTAAAACAAAGAGATTTATGGAAACTTGTTATGGAAATTCCTTTTTCAATGACTGGAGTAGATCCTTCTGTTGTTAGTATGTCTGTTGCTGAAAATTCATTGAATATCATCAAAGAAAATATTGAAAAAACTTTAGATCTTGATATAGATAAAGAGGATAAAGAAATACTTAGGAAAATTCTTGAAGATTTTGATTTGATATTTAAAATAGATTCTCCTTATAAATTATCTTTGGTTCATCCTAAAGAATTTTTAGCGAGTGATGTTTATATAAAAGATATTAATGAAGATATTATTTCATTTGAACAAGTTTATGAAAAATATCCTGCTTATAAGCTTATGGAAAGTAATTTGATTCAAATAGTTAGAATATATATGAAATTAGATGATAGAGAAATATTAAAAAAATATTCAATTATTCCAAGTGCATCTGAAGTTAAGATTACAACGAGGTGGTAA
- a CDS encoding rhomboid family intramembrane serine protease, translated as MQKTVTNYLIIANLIIFALMFLFGGFGAFNNPLILLRFGAQYGPFVSAGQFNRLITSMFVHGGILHILFNMYALFYFGNMVERIYGPYKYFSVYVISGFFGNLMTQLIIPGTFSVGASGAIFGLVGLLFGSGFRQDTPRMLKPLTGTALLPFIIINILFGFTMNTINNFAHLGGLAAGFTFGWLMPVTFSKTSWNIWKYIYYFMCAIVVLAYIMLIVFNFI; from the coding sequence ATGCAGAAAACTGTTACTAATTATTTAATCATAGCAAATTTAATCATTTTTGCTTTGATGTTTTTGTTTGGAGGATTTGGTGCTTTTAATAATCCTTTGATTTTATTGAGATTTGGTGCACAATATGGACCTTTTGTAAGTGCGGGACAGTTTAATAGATTGATAACTTCCATGTTTGTACATGGAGGTATTTTACATATATTATTTAATATGTATGCCCTTTTTTATTTTGGAAATATGGTTGAGAGAATATATGGTCCTTATAAATATTTTTCTGTTTATGTTATTTCTGGTTTTTTTGGTAATTTGATGACACAACTTATAATACCAGGAACATTTTCTGTTGGAGCTTCTGGAGCAATTTTTGGTCTTGTTGGACTTTTATTTGGATCTGGTTTTAGACAAGATACACCAAGGATGTTGAAACCTCTAACAGGTACAGCTTTATTACCTTTTATTATTATAAATATTCTTTTTGGATTTACTATGAATACTATAAATAATTTTGCTCATTTAGGCGGTCTTGCAGCTGGGTTTACTTTTGGATGGCTTATGCCTGTTACATTTTCTAAAACATCATGGAATATATGGAAATATATTTATTATTTTATGTGTGCGATAGTTGTGTTGGCTTATATCATGTTGATAGTATTCAATTTTATATAA
- a CDS encoding ROK family protein, translated as MYIVGVDLGGTEIKVGLVDREKGIVRKVSRATEVDKGPDKIVENIALAIKEVAGDDDFEYVGIGSPGSIDRKKGIVRFSPNFPDWRDFHLTEKVSELIDKEIIVENDANAFTLGEWYFGKAKGSQNFIALTLGTGIGSGVVANGTFITGNNGIGAELGHIVIVPEGPMCGCGSRGCLESVASAKFVGLHARELAPRYPESLMIKFAGDINKIESKHVFKACEENDELAKIVVNETVEVLARAIGGYVHMFNPEMIIIGGGMSKAGETLFKPLRERTKKYVMVSFRGTYRIEQSDLVENAGILGAASAAIFSKGVE; from the coding sequence GTGTACATAGTTGGAGTTGACCTTGGTGGTACAGAAATAAAAGTTGGATTAGTTGATAGAGAAAAAGGAATAGTTAGAAAAGTTTCAAGAGCTACAGAGGTTGACAAAGGCCCAGATAAAATCGTTGAGAATATTGCTTTAGCTATAAAAGAAGTTGCTGGAGATGATGATTTTGAATATGTAGGAATTGGATCTCCTGGTTCAATTGATAGAAAAAAAGGAATAGTTAGATTTTCACCAAATTTTCCAGATTGGCGTGATTTTCATCTTACAGAAAAAGTTTCAGAATTAATTGATAAAGAAATAATAGTGGAAAACGATGCAAATGCTTTTACTCTTGGAGAATGGTATTTTGGTAAAGCAAAAGGTTCTCAAAATTTTATTGCTTTAACTCTTGGTACTGGTATAGGTTCTGGAGTAGTTGCAAATGGTACTTTTATAACTGGAAATAATGGTATTGGAGCTGAACTTGGACATATAGTTATAGTTCCAGAGGGACCAATGTGTGGTTGTGGTTCAAGGGGTTGTTTGGAATCTGTAGCATCAGCTAAATTTGTTGGATTACATGCAAGAGAATTGGCTCCGAGGTATCCTGAATCTTTAATGATTAAATTTGCTGGAGACATAAACAAAATAGAGTCTAAACATGTATTTAAAGCATGTGAAGAAAATGATGAACTTGCAAAAATTGTTGTTAATGAAACTGTTGAGGTTCTTGCAAGGGCCATCGGAGGATATGTTCATATGTTTAATCCAGAAATGATAATTATAGGTGGAGGCATGAGTAAAGCTGGTGAAACCTTATTTAAACCATTAAGAGAAAGAACAAAAAAATATGTTATGGTTAGTTTTAGAGGCACTTATAGAATAGAGCAGTCAGATCTTGTAGAAAATGCAGGTATATTAGGAGCTGCTTCTGCTGCCATATTTTCAAAAGGAGTGGAATAA
- a CDS encoding IspD/TarI family cytidylyltransferase, with protein MNYAIIVSGGIGKRSGLNIPKQFYKIRNKTILETTIEKFENSNIDKILIVSNIDYINKTKEITKKFKKVNTVIAGGNSRAESVFEGLKYLQNKNIDIICIHDVVRPFIQSEDINKYLIESKNHDAIIPAIQEIDTISLTDSNGNIIKFLERSKVFRHLTPQFFNYEKLFISYKKNIKNIKKFTDDASIYFEEYKNIKIIPGNKENIKLTNPEDFK; from the coding sequence ATGAATTACGCAATAATAGTTTCTGGTGGAATTGGAAAACGTTCTGGTCTTAATATTCCAAAACAATTTTATAAAATACGAAATAAAACAATATTAGAAACAACTATAGAAAAATTTGAAAACTCAAATATAGATAAAATACTTATAGTATCCAATATAGACTACATAAACAAAACAAAAGAAATAACCAAAAAATTCAAAAAAGTTAACACTGTAATAGCTGGTGGAAATTCAAGAGCCGAAAGTGTTTTTGAAGGTTTAAAGTACTTACAAAATAAAAATATAGATATAATTTGCATACATGATGTAGTAAGACCTTTTATTCAATCTGAGGATATCAACAAATACTTAATAGAATCTAAAAATCATGATGCTATAATACCAGCAATACAAGAAATTGATACAATTTCTCTTACAGACTCTAATGGAAATATAATAAAATTTCTTGAACGTTCGAAAGTATTTAGACATTTAACTCCACAATTTTTCAATTATGAAAAATTATTCATTAGTTATAAAAAAAATATAAAAAATATAAAAAAATTTACAGATGATGCTTCAATATACTTTGAAGAATATAAAAATATAAAAATAATACCTGGAAACAAAGAAAATATAAAATTAACAAATCCAGAAGATTTTAAATGA
- a CDS encoding cobalamin B12-binding domain-containing protein, whose amino-acid sequence MINFNTENKKLEKFEQFRDEYIKLIFNNELDRALKFILNLKKMNFSIKDIYLNVFRESLYKIGDMWENNEIDVGDEHYFSESTKIIMSHIFVNEFNHEENQKNIICGTIEGEYHEIGIKMISDLLYAEGFNINYLGTNVPIKSYMRFLNKNNFDAILISVTLKKNLDNLKKLVKSIKKEDNLKKMMVIVGGYPFYEDSNLYKKIGADFFGNDIEDIQFYLKYEKERNLKISLFFI is encoded by the coding sequence ATGATTAATTTTAATACTGAAAATAAAAAATTAGAAAAATTTGAACAATTCAGAGATGAATATATAAAATTGATATTTAATAATGAATTAGATAGAGCTTTAAAATTTATATTAAATCTAAAAAAAATGAATTTTAGTATAAAAGATATTTATTTAAATGTATTTAGAGAATCTTTGTATAAAATTGGAGATATGTGGGAAAATAATGAGATCGATGTTGGTGATGAACATTATTTTTCTGAATCAACAAAAATTATAATGTCACATATTTTTGTTAATGAATTTAATCATGAAGAAAATCAAAAAAATATAATTTGTGGAACTATTGAGGGTGAATATCATGAAATAGGAATAAAGATGATTTCAGATTTGCTTTATGCTGAAGGATTTAATATAAATTATTTAGGTACAAACGTTCCTATAAAATCATATATGCGATTTTTAAATAAAAATAATTTTGATGCAATACTTATATCTGTAACTCTTAAAAAAAATTTAGATAATTTGAAAAAACTTGTAAAAAGTATAAAAAAAGAAGATAATTTAAAAAAAATGATGGTAATTGTTGGTGGATATCCTTTTTATGAAGATTCAAATCTTTATAAAAAAATAGGGGCAGATTTTTTTGGTAATGATATTGAGGATATTCAATTTTATTTAAAATATGAAAAAGAGAGAAATCTAAAGATTTCTCTCTTTTTCATTTAA
- a CDS encoding phosphatase PAP2 family protein produces the protein MELEILKSIQSINNNFFDVFFEIITIFGEELFIIPVLAVIYWGIDKRFGEYMGFSIFSSLLVNNFLKDIFKFNRPIGEENIRSLRVETATGYSFPSGHSQGAGTFYSSLSFYIRKKIIYFFSFIMIILIGFSRLYLGVHYPKDVLVGIILGVFISYITYFFYYRVLSRNKMYIILLMIFAPLLLFVESADFYKVYGSYFGFVLGIILEKKYINFNTDIKFIKKFLRIFLGIGLIFILKISLKIFFVDHVIFDMIRYFFIVFFGIGIYPMIFNKLSF, from the coding sequence ATGGAACTAGAAATTTTAAAAAGTATTCAAAGCATTAATAATAATTTTTTTGATGTTTTTTTTGAAATAATAACTATTTTTGGAGAAGAACTTTTTATAATACCGGTTTTGGCAGTTATTTATTGGGGAATTGATAAGAGATTTGGAGAATATATGGGATTTTCTATTTTTTCGAGCTTATTAGTTAATAATTTTTTAAAAGATATATTTAAATTTAATAGACCAATTGGAGAAGAAAATATAAGAAGTTTGAGAGTTGAAACTGCTACAGGTTATTCTTTCCCAAGTGGCCATAGTCAGGGTGCAGGAACATTTTATAGTTCTTTGTCTTTTTATATTAGGAAAAAAATTATTTATTTTTTTTCTTTTATAATGATAATATTAATAGGCTTTTCAAGACTTTATTTGGGCGTTCATTATCCAAAAGATGTTTTAGTTGGAATTATTTTAGGGGTATTTATTTCTTATATTACTTACTTTTTTTATTATAGAGTTTTGAGTAGAAATAAAATGTATATTATTTTATTAATGATTTTTGCGCCCTTATTATTATTTGTAGAATCGGCAGATTTTTATAAAGTTTATGGAAGTTACTTTGGATTTGTTTTGGGTATTATATTAGAAAAAAAATATATTAATTTTAATACTGATATAAAATTTATTAAAAAATTTTTAAGAATTTTTTTAGGAATAGGATTAATTTTTATTTTAAAGATTTCATTAAAAATTTTTTTTGTTGATCATGTTATTTTTGATATGATTAGATATTTTTTTATAGTATTTTTTGGTATCGGAATTTATCCTATGATATTTAATAAACTTTCTTTTTAA
- a CDS encoding MFS transporter, translated as MHFEIDKIERNIKKNYIFTFFSNLNLTGTIWIIFLSYKGMNLTQIGLLEGIFHLTSFFMEVPTGIIADFFGRKTSRSFGRFISIISNIIFINSNNFYFFTISMIFNALSYNLESGAGQALLYDSLINISKEEEFLKISGKIEFITQIGMLFGYLLGGYFADKSFELAYNIAIIIGIINFLYSFSFEEPKIKYNYNSKNFANFINQNKDSFKELIKDKKLFFIVLFSELLTMFCTTVFFYLQNDLYYKGFNTTKIGLIFSISGVISAFFSIYTQKIKNVLTEKGIFLIFPIIISISLISMGISKIPYIFFILISISESIIFVTYSDYINKKISSDKRATILSMCSMIFSIYMIIIFPLFGKIGDIYGLQKSFLSLGLILLIPIFINIIINIKK; from the coding sequence ATGCATTTTGAAATTGATAAAATAGAAAGAAATATAAAAAAGAATTATATATTTACATTTTTTTCAAATTTAAATTTAACTGGTACAATTTGGATAATATTTTTATCTTATAAAGGAATGAATTTGACCCAAATAGGCTTATTAGAAGGAATATTTCATTTGACTTCATTTTTTATGGAAGTACCAACAGGAATAATTGCAGACTTTTTCGGTAGAAAAACTAGTAGAAGTTTTGGAAGATTTATTTCTATAATTTCTAACATTATATTTATAAATTCTAATAATTTTTATTTTTTTACAATAAGCATGATATTTAATGCACTATCTTATAATCTTGAGTCTGGAGCAGGTCAAGCTTTATTATACGACTCTCTAATTAATATATCAAAAGAAGAAGAATTTTTAAAAATATCTGGAAAAATAGAATTTATAACTCAAATAGGTATGTTATTTGGATACTTATTAGGTGGTTATTTTGCCGATAAAAGTTTTGAATTAGCTTATAATATAGCAATTATAATAGGAATTATAAATTTTCTTTATAGCTTTTCTTTTGAAGAACCTAAAATAAAATATAATTATAATTCAAAAAATTTCGCAAATTTTATCAATCAGAACAAAGATAGTTTTAAAGAATTGATCAAAGATAAAAAATTGTTTTTTATTGTTTTATTTTCAGAATTATTAACCATGTTTTGTACAACAGTATTTTTTTACTTACAAAATGATCTATATTATAAAGGTTTCAATACTACAAAAATAGGATTAATATTTTCAATTTCTGGTGTAATAAGTGCTTTTTTTTCAATATATACACAAAAAATAAAAAACGTTCTGACAGAAAAAGGTATTTTTTTGATATTTCCAATAATAATTTCTATTTCTTTAATATCTATGGGAATTTCAAAAATACCTTATATATTTTTTATTTTAATTTCTATATCAGAAAGCATAATTTTTGTAACTTATTCTGATTATATAAATAAAAAAATCTCTTCTGATAAAAGAGCTACTATCCTTTCTATGTGTTCTATGATATTTAGTATATATATGATAATAATATTTCCTCTATTCGGAAAAATTGGTGATATATATGGTTTACAAAAATCTTTTTTAAGTTTAGGTTTAATCTTATTAATACCAATTTTTATAAATATTATAATAAATATAAAAAAGTAA
- a CDS encoding DOMON domain-containing protein, producing MKKFFLIFIFIISIIFIFSEKSLLIEDFEYKNEIITKTGMKIYWTFNEEKSIYMLLKAPSNGWISIGFNPTFKMKDAKIILIGFEKNNIILEEHLGVSSTKHKKIDEKYIKKYTGKRSKEFSIAEFEIPLNKESRYTITKNEIIKVITAFHNNSDNFLIRHSKRETLNIKF from the coding sequence ATGAAAAAATTTTTTTTGATATTTATCTTTATTATAAGTATAATATTCATATTTTCTGAAAAGAGTTTATTAATCGAAGATTTTGAATATAAAAACGAAATTATAACTAAAACTGGAATGAAAATTTATTGGACTTTTAATGAAGAAAAAAGTATATATATGCTTTTAAAAGCCCCTTCTAACGGATGGATATCTATAGGTTTCAATCCAACATTTAAAATGAAAGATGCAAAAATAATTTTAATAGGATTTGAAAAAAATAACATTATTCTCGAAGAACATTTAGGAGTTTCATCTACAAAACATAAAAAAATTGATGAAAAATACATAAAAAAATATACTGGTAAAAGATCAAAAGAATTTTCAATAGCTGAGTTTGAAATTCCATTAAATAAAGAATCAAGATATACAATAACAAAAAATGAAATCATAAAAGTAATAACAGCTTTTCATAATAATTCTGATAATTTTTTAATCAGACATTCCAAAAGAGAAACTTTAAACATTAAATTTTAA
- a CDS encoding ABC transporter substrate-binding protein, with amino-acid sequence MKIDENNSIYEIITKYPETLEILIEMGFKEFKNMNKLKTLGKNINLKMALDMKQIPLNIFLKNLELKINNKKEKEEVINIKGILPCPVKIPILEELNKYIKEKKENFNIDLKTASMGINWLKEDYKISIKNKVPDIFISAGFDLFFNKKTYQNFQDLSNIKNYNKDFQNDEINLKDPKNTYSILAVVPAIFLINKNELKNEIPDSWEDLLSGKYDNKVSLPITDFDLFNAILLNIHKKFGEEGIESLKKTLISNLHPSQMVQSYKTKLNKPAITIMPYFFTKTINKNSPMIPIWPKDGAIISPIFMINKNNNKLKNISEFFASKKIGKIFSYNGKFPSTHPDIDNMITKDNKYLWLGWDYIYNNDLSELIKKLKNIF; translated from the coding sequence ATGAAAATAGATGAGAATAATTCAATATATGAAATAATTACAAAATATCCTGAAACTTTAGAAATATTAATTGAAATGGGTTTTAAAGAATTCAAAAATATGAATAAATTAAAAACTCTTGGAAAAAATATAAATCTAAAAATGGCTTTAGATATGAAACAAATACCATTAAATATTTTTTTAAAAAACTTAGAGTTAAAGATCAATAATAAAAAAGAAAAAGAAGAAGTAATAAATATAAAAGGAATACTACCTTGTCCAGTAAAAATACCCATACTTGAAGAATTAAACAAATATATAAAAGAAAAAAAAGAAAATTTCAACATTGACTTAAAAACTGCTTCAATGGGCATAAATTGGTTAAAAGAAGATTATAAGATTTCTATAAAAAATAAAGTACCAGATATATTTATTTCTGCTGGATTTGATTTATTTTTTAATAAAAAAACATATCAAAATTTTCAAGATCTATCAAACATAAAAAATTATAATAAAGATTTTCAAAATGATGAAATTAATTTAAAAGACCCAAAAAACACTTATTCTATTTTAGCAGTTGTTCCAGCAATTTTTTTGATTAATAAAAATGAATTAAAAAATGAAATACCTGATAGTTGGGAAGATTTATTATCTGGAAAATATGATAATAAAGTAAGTTTACCCATAACTGATTTCGACTTATTTAACGCTATTCTTCTTAATATACATAAAAAATTTGGTGAAGAAGGAATTGAGAGTTTAAAAAAAACATTAATAAGTAATCTTCATCCTTCTCAAATGGTTCAATCGTATAAAACAAAGCTAAACAAACCTGCTATAACTATAATGCCATATTTTTTTACAAAAACTATAAATAAAAACTCACCAATGATTCCAATATGGCCTAAAGATGGAGCTATAATAAGCCCCATATTTATGATAAATAAAAATAATAATAAATTAAAAAATATTTCAGAATTTTTCGCTTCAAAAAAAATAGGAAAAATTTTTTCATATAATGGCAAATTTCCAAGTACACATCCTGATATTGATAACATGATCACGAAAGATAATAAATACTTATGGTTAGGTTGGGATTATATATACAACAATGATCTTTCTGAATTAATAAAAAAACTAAAAAATATATTTTAA